A region from the Leptospirillum ferriphilum ML-04 genome encodes:
- a CDS encoding D-glycero-alpha-D-manno-heptose-1,7-bisphosphate 7-phosphatase → MQDAVTKPSFLVLTDRDGTLIRDVPYLSRLEDIQLLPGVASAIRHLNTLRIPVVVVTNQSGVARGYFTESFVQESHLLLNDLLGKEGAHIDRFLYCPHLSGAVKSLYDRDCTCRKPRSGMLKTALDAYGVLPSRAMMVGDSIRDVEAAEKLGIMAYLIASDSRTVPSVSAFIVSSFSEAVENFLVARNRVISERSSHAP, encoded by the coding sequence ATGCAGGATGCTGTCACGAAACCGTCTTTTCTGGTTTTGACCGACCGGGACGGAACGTTGATCCGGGATGTTCCCTATCTCTCCCGGTTGGAGGATATCCAGCTTCTGCCCGGGGTTGCCTCGGCCATCCGGCATCTGAATACACTTCGTATCCCGGTGGTGGTGGTCACAAATCAGTCCGGCGTGGCCCGAGGGTATTTTACGGAGTCTTTTGTCCAGGAGAGTCATCTCTTGTTGAATGACCTTCTTGGCAAAGAAGGTGCCCATATCGACCGGTTTCTGTATTGTCCACATTTGTCGGGAGCTGTTAAGAGCCTTTACGATAGGGATTGCACATGTCGTAAACCGCGCTCCGGAATGTTGAAAACAGCCTTGGATGCATACGGTGTTTTGCCCAGTCGGGCAATGATGGTGGGGGATTCGATTCGGGATGTGGAAGCCGCGGAAAAATTGGGCATCATGGCTTATCTGATCGCTTCGGATTCCCGCACTGTGCCGTCTGTCTCTGCCTTTATCGTTTCGTCCTTTTCCGAAGCGGTAGAAAACTTTCTTGTTGCCCGGAATCGGGTGATAAGCGAAAGGAGTTCCCATGCCCCTTGA
- a CDS encoding Trm112 family protein, with amino-acid sequence MPLDPFLQSVLVCPKCKGDLTMVDDPEGLACPACQLLYPIREEIPVMLVEEALPYSSVNPR; translated from the coding sequence ATGCCCCTTGATCCGTTCCTGCAGTCGGTTCTTGTCTGTCCCAAGTGTAAAGGGGATTTGACGATGGTTGATGATCCCGAAGGGTTGGCCTGTCCCGCTTGCCAGCTTCTGTATCCGATCCGGGAGGAGATTCCGGTGATGCTGGTGGAAGAGGCTCTACCCTATTCCTCCGTCAATCCCCGCTAA
- a CDS encoding glycosyltransferase family 9 protein has protein sequence MKKVLFVGLRAMGDMVLTLSVLRAVRDSCPEAKVDYLLESGMAVLFQEEPFVRRVIPLPRTGKSESRLSSIHSYLKFLLSVRQEGYDVVVDLFSRGPRSRLIVWFSRAARRVGVADHTTWLDRWIYTDRIRFPNVLTQVYDQMLYLVRGLGFRTDFPQPRMSIGSENIQKAIGLLGKSGEVKTEYLVLFPGSGQKNKNWPTLNWEKLIRSIRRTGVHVVVMAGPLDREPFEELRRLFEPEEAGIQWFLQSDLSVLKGVLALSRGAVGNDSGPLHLAQALGKKAVVLFGPGDHVSYRPYLGSFVRSGLSCSPCQSFVSRCPDNQCMKTISVESVLEEMFRQGLLV, from the coding sequence GTGAAAAAGGTTCTTTTTGTCGGACTACGTGCCATGGGAGACATGGTTCTGACGCTTTCGGTCCTGCGCGCAGTGCGGGACTCCTGTCCGGAGGCGAAGGTGGATTATCTTCTTGAGTCCGGCATGGCCGTTCTGTTCCAGGAAGAGCCTTTTGTCCGGAGGGTAATTCCTTTGCCACGCACCGGAAAGTCAGAGTCCCGCCTCTCCTCCATCCATTCTTACCTCAAATTTCTCCTCTCCGTCCGTCAGGAGGGCTATGATGTCGTGGTCGACCTTTTTTCCCGGGGCCCCCGTTCACGTTTGATTGTCTGGTTTTCAAGGGCTGCCCGGAGGGTCGGTGTTGCGGACCACACGACTTGGCTGGACCGCTGGATTTATACGGACAGGATTCGTTTTCCGAATGTCCTGACACAGGTCTATGATCAGATGCTCTATCTGGTCAGAGGGCTGGGATTCCGAACGGATTTTCCCCAACCCCGAATGTCGATCGGATCAGAAAACATCCAAAAAGCCATCGGTCTGCTCGGGAAATCGGGAGAAGTCAAAACGGAGTATCTGGTTCTCTTTCCGGGCTCGGGTCAAAAAAACAAGAATTGGCCAACCTTGAACTGGGAAAAACTCATTCGGTCCATTCGGCGAACGGGTGTTCATGTAGTTGTGATGGCGGGTCCTCTGGACCGGGAGCCTTTTGAGGAACTGAGAAGGCTTTTTGAACCGGAAGAAGCTGGCATACAGTGGTTTTTGCAATCGGATCTGTCGGTTCTGAAAGGGGTTCTCGCTCTTTCACGCGGGGCCGTGGGAAACGACTCCGGTCCGTTGCATCTGGCGCAAGCCTTGGGAAAAAAGGCCGTTGTCCTCTTTGGACCGGGAGACCATGTTTCCTACCGCCCCTATCTCGGCTCTTTTGTCCGCTCCGGCCTCTCTTGCTCTCCCTGCCAGTCGTTTGTCTCGCGCTGTCCCGACAATCAATGCATGAAAACGATTTCGGTCGAGAGTGTTCTGGAAGAGATGTTCCGGCAAGGTCTGCTTGTCTGA
- a CDS encoding glycosyltransferase family 9 protein — protein sequence MDQKTAASPRIGIYRTRYLGDLILFVPVLRKLLALTDPQNLFLVVNEGTEFPLKQLGVPYFSFDRGTLLRKMQSLQSLKKRLKNQFFDYWVDMTLSDRSRHVTRSVQARMRVACGSAADHRSADPCDLFVPVDYNHGPGHVVDLWEQVFRKAGIPLPESDKDGTLPVDPEALQSVERFLDASNLSGRPLLALHPGGRHWFKRWPPDRFGQLATRWHQENKGATILVATPAERTLIDSVRSAVLPEVPVVPFGGTVPELHALFSRVDVFVGNDSGPLHLARSAGTRVLGLYGSTLPAVWGPLRDPSDALRGKTLYHSLSCSPCDHTGCSLGKQNCLRQISLEESFRLLTKIQQTGRSGSEERT from the coding sequence ATGGACCAGAAAACAGCGGCCTCTCCCCGGATCGGCATCTACCGGACCCGTTATCTGGGAGATCTGATCCTCTTCGTTCCCGTTCTTCGAAAACTTCTGGCTTTGACCGACCCCCAAAATCTCTTTCTCGTTGTTAACGAGGGGACGGAGTTTCCCCTAAAACAGCTGGGAGTTCCTTATTTTTCGTTCGACCGGGGGACACTTCTTCGAAAAATGCAGAGTCTTCAGAGCCTGAAAAAACGGTTAAAAAATCAGTTTTTCGATTACTGGGTCGATATGACGTTGTCCGACAGATCGCGGCATGTGACGCGAAGCGTGCAGGCAAGAATGCGGGTCGCATGCGGGAGTGCCGCAGATCATCGGTCCGCAGATCCCTGTGACCTCTTTGTGCCGGTCGACTATAACCATGGTCCCGGCCATGTTGTCGATCTCTGGGAGCAGGTCTTTCGAAAAGCAGGGATTCCTTTGCCGGAATCGGACAAGGACGGAACCCTTCCGGTGGATCCCGAAGCCCTCCAATCGGTCGAGCGTTTTCTGGATGCATCGAACCTTTCAGGCCGGCCGTTGCTTGCGCTTCATCCCGGCGGTCGCCACTGGTTCAAACGATGGCCTCCGGACCGGTTCGGACAGTTGGCCACCCGATGGCATCAGGAGAACAAAGGAGCCACGATCCTGGTCGCAACACCGGCCGAACGGACCTTGATAGACTCCGTCCGATCGGCTGTTTTGCCGGAAGTTCCGGTCGTGCCCTTTGGGGGAACCGTTCCCGAGCTTCATGCTCTTTTTTCGAGAGTGGACGTTTTTGTGGGGAATGACAGCGGACCTTTGCATCTGGCCCGATCGGCAGGAACGCGGGTCCTGGGCCTTTACGGTTCGACTCTTCCCGCCGTCTGGGGTCCCCTGAGGGATCCGTCGGATGCTCTGCGTGGGAAGACGCTTTATCATTCTCTGTCCTGTTCGCCGTGTGATCACACCGGCTGTTCTCTGGGAAAACAGAACTGTCTGCGGCAAATTTCTCTGGAGGAATCCTTCCGTCTTCTGACAAAAATCCAACAAACAGGACGCTCAGGGAGTGAGGAACGCACGTGA
- a CDS encoding polysaccharide deacetylase family protein, producing the protein MIRLDDGNVLPSILYYHRVSPDVSFDVGVTPEVFRSQMMFLKSQGLSGTTLAEGMKANSHKETCILTFDDGYLDNYEHAAPILEEVGFRATIFCVSDRLGRLTDWSEDPDWKGIPLMAEEEVRDLSSRGFEIGSHTRTHCDLGALSRTDPLQARREIFDSRMELEDLLGKPVTSFCYPYGGWTETAVQWVREAGYRQARSVQHARWGKTYDMYLLPCRPVSGKMPFWRFGWYARLWRLGL; encoded by the coding sequence GTGATACGCCTCGACGACGGAAATGTCCTTCCATCGATCCTCTACTACCATCGCGTGTCTCCGGACGTGTCTTTTGACGTTGGTGTGACGCCCGAGGTTTTTCGCTCCCAGATGATGTTCCTGAAGTCGCAGGGGCTTTCTGGAACAACACTGGCCGAGGGGATGAAGGCAAATTCACACAAAGAAACCTGTATTCTGACGTTCGATGACGGATATCTGGATAATTACGAGCATGCAGCACCCATCCTGGAGGAGGTGGGGTTTCGGGCGACCATTTTTTGCGTGTCTGACCGACTGGGGAGATTGACCGACTGGTCTGAAGACCCCGACTGGAAAGGTATCCCGTTGATGGCGGAGGAAGAGGTGCGCGATTTGTCCTCCCGCGGATTCGAAATCGGCTCCCATACGCGCACGCACTGTGACCTGGGCGCATTGTCCAGGACGGACCCCCTGCAGGCCAGACGGGAGATATTTGACAGCCGAATGGAGCTTGAAGATCTCCTCGGCAAGCCGGTCACTTCTTTTTGCTACCCCTATGGAGGATGGACGGAGACGGCCGTCCAGTGGGTCCGGGAAGCCGGGTACCGGCAGGCCCGTTCCGTCCAGCATGCCCGTTGGGGGAAAACCTACGACATGTATCTTCTCCCCTGCCGGCCGGTTTCCGGAAAAATGCCTTTTTGGCGCTTTGGATGGTATGCCCGATTGTGGCGTCTGGGTCTTTAA
- a CDS encoding glycosyltransferase family 4 protein, with amino-acid sequence MNIFHLDCTTGFGGQESDHLSEARGFLEEGHRYILGTREGTPLDEKARKEVPTVSLPLSGNMDMVSLRRIRQVLLSEKIDVLVTTSYIDSWLGPLAAYSLGKSRPFVVRQRHLFNPPKNLFPYRKMCDRLVVVSDALRLYFMEKGLPFWHVTTIHRGIPEIDRRPSLEKDLSSPHPERPDGPIILQVGIFQRDKGQHLALDVFKKLVQKRHDLSLVFLGDGPLLPEVQARADQIFAPEIRRRIVFAGYQDPRPFLRRASVVIQPSLREALGLSILEALAEGLPVVAFRVGGVPEILNHAPPGRGILVQPWNTEAFASAVLESLEKTMPREPFDHKNVFSLKACVRKTLSFYEDGLEKLRSGFLHKNPYETIGGRADPMFRAKSNE; translated from the coding sequence GTGAACATCTTTCATTTGGACTGCACAACGGGATTCGGGGGACAGGAAAGCGATCATCTTTCGGAAGCCCGGGGTTTTCTTGAAGAAGGTCACCGCTATATTCTGGGAACCCGGGAAGGAACCCCTCTGGACGAAAAAGCCAGAAAGGAAGTTCCAACCGTCTCCCTGCCCTTGTCCGGAAACATGGACATGGTTTCTCTCCGTCGTATCCGGCAGGTTCTTCTCTCAGAAAAAATCGACGTTTTGGTGACGACAAGCTATATCGACAGCTGGCTTGGACCTCTTGCGGCATATTCACTCGGGAAGTCCCGTCCCTTTGTGGTTCGTCAGCGCCATCTGTTCAATCCTCCGAAAAATCTTTTCCCCTATCGGAAAATGTGCGACAGACTGGTGGTGGTCAGCGATGCTCTCCGGTTGTATTTTATGGAAAAAGGGCTTCCGTTCTGGCATGTGACAACCATTCACCGGGGGATTCCGGAGATCGACCGGAGGCCGTCGTTGGAAAAAGATTTGTCTTCTCCCCATCCAGAGAGACCGGACGGTCCGATAATCCTTCAGGTTGGCATCTTCCAGCGGGATAAAGGACAGCATTTGGCCTTGGATGTGTTTAAAAAGCTCGTTCAAAAAAGACACGATCTCTCTCTGGTTTTTTTGGGGGATGGCCCTCTTTTGCCGGAGGTCCAGGCCCGGGCGGACCAGATTTTTGCTCCTGAAATCCGTCGCCGGATCGTCTTTGCCGGCTATCAGGATCCTCGTCCCTTTCTGCGCCGCGCCAGCGTCGTCATTCAGCCATCTCTCCGGGAAGCCCTGGGGCTTTCGATTCTGGAGGCTCTCGCTGAAGGCTTGCCGGTCGTGGCGTTTCGCGTGGGCGGGGTCCCCGAGATTTTAAACCATGCCCCTCCGGGGCGGGGGATTCTTGTCCAGCCCTGGAACACGGAAGCTTTTGCCAGCGCTGTTCTGGAGTCTCTGGAGAAAACCATGCCCCGGGAGCCGTTTGATCATAAAAACGTGTTTTCCCTGAAAGCCTGTGTCCGGAAAACCCTGTCTTTCTACGAGGACGGGCTTGAAAAGCTCCGGTCGGGTTTCCTCCACAAGAACCCCTATGAGACAATCGGAGGAAGAGCCGATCCAATGTTCAGGGCAAAATCGAACGAGTAA
- a CDS encoding DUF433 domain-containing protein translates to MSRQIRMNPRIAKGQPCLEGTHIPVSVFLELFKRGYSIERIVSECYPDLSRDDVVEAIDFMIDWVRRAPMYLPDLVDQKSPETSSIIQLDGLNEN, encoded by the coding sequence ATGAGCCGACAAATCCGCATGAATCCCCGTATCGCAAAAGGGCAGCCCTGTCTTGAAGGGACGCATATTCCGGTTTCCGTGTTTCTGGAGCTTTTCAAGAGGGGATATTCCATTGAAAGAATCGTTTCGGAGTGTTATCCGGATCTTTCCCGTGACGATGTGGTGGAAGCGATCGATTTCATGATCGACTGGGTCCGCCGGGCCCCGATGTATCTGCCGGACCTTGTGGACCAGAAATCGCCGGAAACCTCTTCCATCATTCAACTGGACGGCCTGAACGAAAACTGA
- a CDS encoding diacylglycerol/lipid kinase family protein has protein sequence MTLTEKAQGPFFWPRRPAFFHNTTSGPLWRKATHLRWRKWFEKTFSGGHYIPVSRPEEWPQALKTIQAFRPDTLFVGGGDGTIHHLLQLHMLPDCPVAMAPLGTANVLSYHLRGKRDFSFYSHRNPLSPVSVRLGESSGRFFLLMAGIGFDGRAAQKVNPRTKRLFGSLAYPLAASATFVYGPGAPVSLSFQRNGVEVESRQSSWAVLRRFPFYFPPFPAHERTGIPDHAFQLDLFTGKNRRDLVFFFLGAALGKSGNFWRRESVRTEKLSIKEGVAGQMDGESTFFLPNSLSVSSRSITLLFSEQGLRRTGLPMSTEPGSKEV, from the coding sequence CTGACGCTGACCGAAAAAGCGCAGGGCCCCTTTTTTTGGCCCAGGAGGCCCGCTTTTTTTCACAACACGACGTCCGGCCCTCTTTGGCGCAAAGCAACCCACCTGCGCTGGAGAAAATGGTTTGAAAAAACATTTTCCGGAGGACACTACATCCCCGTCAGTCGCCCCGAGGAATGGCCACAGGCCCTGAAAACCATCCAGGCCTTCCGACCGGACACCTTGTTCGTAGGCGGCGGGGACGGGACAATCCATCATCTCCTGCAACTCCACATGCTTCCGGACTGTCCTGTTGCCATGGCCCCGCTGGGGACCGCCAACGTTCTTTCCTACCATCTGCGCGGGAAACGGGACTTTTCCTTCTATTCGCACAGAAACCCCCTTTCCCCTGTTTCCGTCCGGCTTGGGGAATCGTCCGGACGTTTTTTTCTCCTGATGGCAGGGATCGGGTTCGATGGTCGGGCCGCACAAAAAGTGAACCCCCGCACAAAAAGACTGTTCGGATCTCTCGCCTATCCCCTGGCCGCAAGTGCGACATTCGTGTATGGGCCTGGAGCACCGGTGTCTCTCTCCTTCCAGCGCAACGGAGTCGAAGTTGAATCAAGACAGAGCTCCTGGGCCGTTCTGAGGAGATTTCCCTTCTACTTCCCTCCCTTCCCGGCCCATGAAAGGACAGGAATTCCCGACCACGCCTTTCAGCTCGACCTTTTTACCGGAAAAAACCGTCGGGATCTTGTCTTTTTTTTCCTGGGAGCCGCACTCGGGAAAAGCGGGAATTTCTGGCGGAGGGAATCCGTCCGGACCGAAAAGCTGTCGATAAAGGAAGGAGTCGCCGGACAAATGGATGGAGAATCCACTTTCTTTCTTCCCAACTCACTCTCCGTCTCGTCCCGATCCATCACACTTCTGTTTTCGGAACAGGGTCTTCGACGGACCGGACTCCCCATGTCGACAGAACCCGGGAGCAAGGAGGTCTGA
- the bioA gene encoding adenosylmethionine--8-amino-7-oxononanoate transaminase, which produces MTDTPSSFFDNNPQDSSCSNAFGKLGEMDKKWILHPFTPIREWEQDHPMIITGGKGARIFDDQGHSYLDGTSSLWVNLLGHRHPAIDKAIREQLEKIAHSTFLGLTHEGGIRLAEELGKRAPGNLRRVFYSDNGSTSVEIALKLAYLLRKQTHPGASRFFSLERAYHGDTLGAVGVGGIDRFHSPFYPLVHTSLKAPAPDCFQCPLGLSRDQCSIDCAEEGIRIIRRHRDELAGVILEPRLQAAGGMIVWPEGYLSRVARACVEEGIPLILDEVATGFGRTGALFACELEGVVPDFLCAGKGLTGGYLPLAVTLFSEETYQRLKEDPGIFYHGHSYTANPLGVAAARATLRALDEGEFIAGIPAKREVFFNLERELDRFPFVGNIRSLGLIFAFDIFSDSLKKIPADRQTMTRIEHRAQSLGLIIRPLMNTLYLIPPLSVLEDELTLMGEILLESLREFSPERFAKSGKMG; this is translated from the coding sequence ATGACGGACACACCATCCTCCTTTTTCGACAATAACCCGCAGGATTCTTCCTGCAGCAATGCGTTTGGCAAACTGGGAGAGATGGACAAAAAATGGATTCTCCATCCCTTCACACCGATCCGTGAATGGGAACAGGACCATCCGATGATCATCACGGGAGGAAAAGGGGCCCGGATTTTTGATGATCAGGGACATTCCTACCTCGACGGGACCTCCTCTCTCTGGGTCAATCTTCTCGGTCATCGCCATCCCGCCATTGACAAGGCCATCCGGGAGCAGCTGGAAAAAATCGCCCATTCCACCTTCCTGGGTCTCACCCATGAGGGCGGAATCCGGCTGGCGGAAGAGCTCGGGAAAAGAGCCCCGGGAAATCTCCGGCGGGTCTTCTATTCCGATAATGGTTCGACCTCCGTTGAAATCGCCCTGAAACTGGCCTACCTTCTCCGCAAACAAACTCATCCCGGGGCTTCCCGTTTTTTCTCCCTGGAAAGAGCCTATCACGGAGACACGCTGGGCGCCGTCGGAGTCGGCGGGATCGACCGGTTCCATTCCCCTTTTTACCCTCTTGTCCACACATCGCTCAAGGCACCGGCTCCCGACTGTTTTCAATGCCCTCTGGGGCTTTCCCGCGACCAATGTTCGATCGACTGCGCGGAGGAGGGCATCCGGATCATTCGCCGGCACAGGGACGAACTGGCCGGCGTCATTCTCGAACCCCGCCTTCAGGCCGCAGGAGGCATGATTGTATGGCCCGAAGGTTATTTGTCCCGCGTGGCCAGGGCATGCGTTGAAGAAGGAATTCCCCTGATACTCGATGAAGTCGCGACGGGATTTGGAAGAACAGGTGCCCTTTTCGCCTGCGAACTTGAAGGCGTCGTCCCCGACTTCCTGTGTGCAGGAAAAGGGCTGACCGGAGGATACCTCCCTCTGGCCGTGACTCTTTTCAGCGAGGAAACCTATCAGAGACTCAAAGAAGATCCTGGAATTTTCTACCACGGACACAGCTATACAGCCAACCCGCTCGGAGTGGCGGCTGCCCGGGCGACTCTCCGGGCTCTTGACGAAGGCGAATTTATTGCCGGAATTCCAGCCAAAAGGGAGGTTTTTTTCAATCTGGAGAGAGAGCTTGACCGATTTCCCTTCGTCGGAAACATTCGGTCCCTGGGTCTCATCTTCGCTTTTGACATCTTCTCCGATTCGTTAAAAAAAATCCCTGCGGATCGTCAAACAATGACCCGCATCGAACACCGGGCTCAATCCCTGGGGCTGATTATTCGTCCTCTGATGAACACGCTCTACCTGATTCCGCCGCTCTCCGTCCTGGAAGATGAGTTGACGCTCATGGGAGAGATTTTGCTGGAGTCCCTGCGAGAATTCTCTCCCGAAAGGTTCGCCAAATCCGGTAAAATGGGGTAA
- a CDS encoding patatin-like phospholipase family protein, producing MVCPSSLVISGYMYPLVDVSAKNRAGKLEAARTFPEKIRDGFVLVLSGGVIRGAGHLGFLAACQEANLPVRGIVATSAGAIAGAVFQSGKSTTEEAQKRLKSLRAWDMFRFRPRRGGVLDAGRTAELVGEMIGPETTFSDLRGPLAVAAVSLASRNLALLKEGSVPLAVAASSALPPFFQPVEIGGVPYVDGGVLSVLPVMAARTLYPHIPLVAVNVNDREGWQGRPGRSSWLEDGTSRHNGKAVSWNMLLHPLSSLGMEILWVTRMEAALSDWYVGTSTGLYSLMDRRNLDRIFRLGYDSGVKFSLFFR from the coding sequence ATGGTGTGTCCGTCATCTCTGGTGATCTCCGGGTATATGTACCCCTTGGTTGATGTTTCGGCGAAGAATCGTGCGGGAAAACTGGAGGCTGCTCGCACTTTTCCCGAAAAGATTCGGGATGGATTCGTTCTTGTCCTGTCGGGCGGGGTGATCCGGGGAGCGGGACATCTCGGGTTTCTGGCAGCATGCCAGGAAGCGAATCTGCCGGTGCGTGGCATCGTCGCCACAAGTGCCGGGGCCATTGCCGGGGCCGTCTTCCAGTCGGGAAAGTCTACCACAGAAGAGGCCCAAAAACGACTGAAATCGCTGCGGGCATGGGACATGTTCCGATTTCGTCCCCGGAGGGGAGGGGTCCTCGACGCCGGTCGCACGGCAGAACTCGTGGGAGAGATGATCGGTCCGGAAACCACGTTTTCGGATCTCCGGGGACCTCTGGCAGTCGCGGCCGTGTCTTTGGCGAGTCGGAACCTGGCGCTTTTGAAAGAGGGATCTGTTCCTCTTGCGGTGGCCGCATCAAGCGCTCTCCCCCCTTTTTTCCAACCAGTCGAGATTGGAGGGGTTCCGTATGTGGATGGCGGCGTCCTGTCTGTTTTGCCCGTGATGGCGGCGCGAACGCTCTACCCCCACATCCCGCTTGTCGCAGTCAATGTCAACGATAGGGAGGGCTGGCAGGGGAGGCCGGGCCGTTCCTCCTGGCTGGAAGACGGGACTTCCCGCCACAACGGAAAGGCTGTTTCCTGGAACATGCTTTTGCATCCCCTGTCGTCCCTGGGGATGGAGATTCTCTGGGTGACCCGGATGGAAGCGGCTCTTTCCGACTGGTATGTAGGAACCTCGACCGGCCTGTATTCGTTAATGGACCGGAGAAATCTGGACCGGATCTTTCGATTGGGTTATGATTCCGGGGTGAAGTTCTCTCTGTTTTTTCGTTAA
- a CDS encoding O-antigen ligase family protein, translated as MSQVHHKDPGSLGDSIPPDGLFPLFSKSLLERMRFLLSVLLVVCFFNLPFSEALKEISLTAGFALSVAYFFGTGNPSSFWRFSFRSGWPVYLFTIVSLASGFHSINRMEGLRGFWGDFETLMGFLFFGASVALKKWSGTSRIWMTGALLLGTLAGAGVGIARIVIEHRSFLGMMNLGDKNSTAQFLAILMVIILFLGIDGLQREKRDRFSLFLLSVLPVLAIFLFLTRSRTFLVAVPLAFLLMIILAKAWRVLIVLGGILGIGALAAYFVPILRWEIATLPHPTSDGSFTSRYPTWEGAIRMWKSHPFLGVGPDNFHMANIHALYHLPEYASHGHNLFFNLLGEYGSLGVAAFALWLAVWCRDVFAGLRTKRLGNSHAALCAGILVLLFVGGIAHPMWGGSTSLMLMLSMVLSLGPLYEDAVGSSRSSRKRDSGFTRKNDDFPAQPEGVR; from the coding sequence TTGTCGCAAGTTCATCATAAAGACCCGGGGTCCCTGGGGGATTCGATTCCCCCTGACGGGCTTTTTCCGCTCTTTTCCAAATCCCTGCTTGAAAGGATGCGATTTCTGCTCTCTGTCCTTCTCGTTGTCTGTTTTTTTAATCTTCCTTTTTCGGAGGCCCTGAAAGAAATCTCCCTGACGGCAGGGTTCGCTCTATCCGTTGCCTATTTCTTCGGAACCGGAAATCCGAGCTCGTTCTGGCGTTTCTCATTCCGGTCCGGCTGGCCCGTGTATCTTTTTACAATCGTTTCCCTCGCGTCGGGATTCCATTCGATCAACAGAATGGAAGGACTGCGCGGGTTCTGGGGAGATTTTGAGACGCTGATGGGGTTTCTTTTTTTCGGAGCCTCCGTTGCGTTGAAGAAGTGGTCCGGAACCTCCCGAATCTGGATGACGGGAGCCCTTCTTTTGGGAACACTGGCCGGCGCGGGGGTCGGTATCGCAAGAATTGTCATCGAGCATCGGTCGTTTTTGGGCATGATGAACCTGGGCGACAAGAATTCCACCGCCCAGTTTCTCGCAATTTTGATGGTGATCATTCTTTTTCTCGGAATAGACGGATTGCAGAGAGAAAAAAGGGACCGTTTCTCCCTTTTTCTCCTCTCGGTCCTCCCCGTGCTGGCGATTTTCCTTTTTCTCACCCGAAGCCGGACATTTCTGGTTGCTGTTCCTCTGGCATTCCTGCTCATGATCATCCTTGCCAAGGCCTGGAGGGTCCTGATCGTTCTGGGGGGGATCCTGGGGATCGGGGCCCTGGCCGCGTATTTTGTCCCGATTCTCCGCTGGGAGATTGCGACTCTCCCCCATCCGACCTCCGATGGGTCCTTTACAAGCCGATACCCGACCTGGGAAGGGGCCATCCGGATGTGGAAGTCCCATCCGTTTCTGGGGGTGGGCCCGGACAACTTTCATATGGCCAATATCCATGCTCTGTATCATTTGCCCGAATACGCCTCTCACGGGCATAATTTATTCTTCAATCTTCTCGGAGAATACGGATCCCTGGGCGTGGCCGCATTTGCCCTCTGGCTTGCTGTCTGGTGCCGGGACGTTTTTGCCGGACTCCGGACAAAGCGCCTTGGGAACTCCCACGCGGCCCTGTGTGCAGGTATTCTGGTTCTTTTGTTCGTCGGCGGGATCGCGCACCCGATGTGGGGGGGGTCGACGTCGCTGATGCTGATGCTCTCCATGGTCCTTTCCTTGGGCCCGCTTTATGAGGACGCCGTGGGATCTTCCCGTTCCTCTCGGAAACGGGATTCCGGTTTCACCCGCAAAAATGACGATTTTCCGGCGCAGCCCGAAGGAGTCCGATGA